Proteins found in one Aquibium microcysteis genomic segment:
- a CDS encoding DNA alkylation repair protein codes for MPAPAPGWSVADILDHLRSLGSAENRAGMARFGIVTDRAFGVGNTLLRPLARRLKRDHERALALWETGWREARLLAAFTDEPKQVTRDQARRWAQDFDSWEIVDSVCDLFVEAGHLDLIPVFAEDEREFVRRTAFAMMAWAAVHRKSEPDATFLCWLDLIERHATDPRNFVRKAVNWALRQIGKRSAALHGPSLSLAGRLAERDDRTARWIGRDAMRELSDPKTLARMEKRTARRVAGGAISR; via the coding sequence TTGCCCGCGCCCGCACCCGGCTGGAGCGTCGCGGACATCCTCGATCATCTGCGTTCGCTCGGCAGCGCGGAGAACCGCGCCGGCATGGCGCGGTTCGGTATCGTGACGGATCGCGCCTTCGGGGTCGGCAACACGCTCCTGCGGCCCCTCGCCCGCCGCCTGAAGCGCGATCACGAACGGGCGCTGGCGCTGTGGGAAACGGGCTGGCGGGAAGCCCGCCTGCTTGCCGCCTTCACGGACGAACCGAAGCAGGTGACGCGCGACCAGGCGCGCCGCTGGGCTCAGGACTTCGATTCCTGGGAGATCGTCGATTCCGTCTGCGATCTCTTCGTCGAGGCGGGCCATCTCGACCTGATCCCGGTCTTCGCCGAAGACGAGCGGGAGTTCGTCCGCCGGACCGCCTTCGCGATGATGGCCTGGGCAGCGGTGCATCGGAAGTCCGAGCCGGACGCGACCTTCCTCTGCTGGCTCGACCTGATCGAACGCCACGCGACGGACCCGCGCAACTTCGTGCGCAAGGCCGTCAACTGGGCGCTGCGCCAGATCGGCAAGCGATCCGCCGCCCTGCACGGACCGTCGCTTTCGCTGGCCGGGCGTCTGGCGGAACGGGATGACCGCACCGCACGCTGGATCGGCCGGGACGCCATGCGCGAGTTGTCCGACCCGAAGACGCTGGCGCGGATGGAGAAGCGGACGGCCCGGCGGGTGGCGGGCGGGGCGATCAGCCGGTGA
- a CDS encoding NAD(P)-dependent oxidoreductase — MADIAFLGLGVMGYPMAAHLKHKGGHAVTVYNRTAAKAAKWVEQHGGAMASTPAEAARGKDFVFSCVGNDDDLRSVTTGPDGAFSTMKAGAVFVDNTTASAEVARELDAAARAAGFGFIDAPVSGGQAGAENGVLTVMCGGEPETFGKARPVIEAYARMVGLMGPAGSGQLTKMVNQICIAGLVQGLAEGIHFGMKAGLDMEKVVEVISKGAAGSWQMENRHKTMIAGTYDFGFAVDWMRKDLGIVLDEGDRNGAKLPVTALVDQFYKDVQAMGGRRWDTSSLLARLEK, encoded by the coding sequence ATGGCCGACATCGCATTCCTGGGGCTGGGCGTCATGGGCTATCCCATGGCCGCGCACCTGAAGCACAAGGGCGGCCACGCCGTCACCGTCTACAACCGGACGGCCGCCAAGGCGGCGAAGTGGGTGGAACAGCATGGCGGGGCCATGGCCTCGACGCCGGCGGAGGCCGCACGCGGCAAGGATTTCGTGTTCTCATGCGTCGGCAACGACGACGACCTGAGATCGGTCACCACCGGACCGGACGGCGCCTTCTCGACGATGAAGGCGGGCGCGGTCTTCGTCGACAACACGACCGCCTCGGCCGAGGTCGCGCGCGAACTCGACGCCGCGGCCCGAGCCGCCGGCTTCGGCTTCATCGACGCGCCGGTGTCTGGCGGCCAGGCGGGTGCGGAGAACGGCGTGCTCACCGTCATGTGCGGCGGCGAGCCCGAGACGTTCGGGAAGGCCCGCCCGGTGATCGAGGCCTATGCCCGCATGGTCGGGCTGATGGGGCCGGCAGGCAGCGGCCAGCTGACCAAGATGGTCAACCAGATCTGCATCGCGGGCCTCGTCCAGGGACTGGCCGAGGGCATCCATTTCGGCATGAAGGCCGGACTCGACATGGAGAAAGTCGTCGAGGTGATCTCCAAGGGTGCCGCCGGATCCTGGCAGATGGAGAACCGGCACAAGACCATGATCGCCGGCACCTATGATTTCGGCTTTGCCGTGGACTGGATGCGCAAGGACCTCGGCATCGTGCTCGACGAGGGCGACCGCAACGGCGCGAAGCTGCCGGTCACCGCGCTCGTCGACCAGTTCTACAAGGACGTGCAGGCGATGGGCGGTCGACGCTGGGACACGTCCTCGCTGCTGGCACGGCTCGAGAAATAG
- a CDS encoding type II toxin-antitoxin system VapC family toxin, protein MKVVLDTNILIDFLGGVQQARDEIARHSEPAISVMSWMEVLVGVDPASSEPTRLFLDSFFIKQLDEVVATRAVALRRFHRLKMPDAIIRASADAHSALLVTRNTKDFPEGSPGVHIPYKV, encoded by the coding sequence GTGAAGGTCGTCCTCGATACGAACATTCTCATCGACTTCCTCGGCGGTGTTCAGCAGGCGCGGGACGAAATCGCACGGCATAGTGAGCCGGCGATCAGCGTCATGAGCTGGATGGAAGTGCTGGTGGGCGTCGATCCAGCTTCGTCCGAGCCGACCCGCCTGTTCCTCGACAGTTTTTTCATCAAACAGCTCGATGAAGTGGTCGCGACACGCGCGGTCGCCCTTCGCCGGTTTCACCGGCTGAAAATGCCCGACGCGATCATCCGGGCATCCGCAGACGCGCATTCAGCGCTGCTGGTCACGCGCAACACCAAAGATTTTCCTGAAGGCTCGCCGGGAGTTCACATTCCCTACAAGGTCTGA
- a CDS encoding ribbon-helix-helix protein, CopG family encodes MGSLVEIKEEQLQELDRIARETDRTRSALIEDALAEYLNRRKASHRDRAFGLWRERNIDGLAYQEEIRKEW; translated from the coding sequence ATGGGCTCGCTCGTCGAAATCAAGGAAGAGCAGTTGCAGGAACTCGACCGCATTGCCCGGGAAACGGACCGGACGCGGTCGGCACTCATCGAGGATGCGCTCGCCGAGTACCTGAACCGGCGGAAAGCCAGCCATCGCGACCGCGCATTCGGTCTCTGGCGCGAGCGGAACATCGACGGCCTCGCGTACCAGGAGGAGATCCGGAAGGAGTGGTGA
- a CDS encoding ABC transporter permease, translated as MNGGIDAAAVQKPPALPRPWTGERIAGAVLLGFWILCGIGLVVYLTAAWNPELFQKYLPYYLSGLGVTLTLVGVSIVLGALLSIPVAWMRLSRNPIVAGIAYGYVYFFRGTPLLAQTFLIYYGLGSFRPELQALGLWTFFREAWYCAILAFTLNTAAYQAEILRGAIASVPRGQWEAGAALGLSKLQTLWTIVLPQALVVALRPYGNEIILMIKGSAIVAIITVYDLMGETRRAYSRTFDFQTYIWAAVIYLAIVELLRNVVDWIERRITVHLKR; from the coding sequence AACGCATCGCCGGTGCCGTCCTGCTCGGGTTCTGGATTCTCTGCGGGATCGGGCTCGTCGTCTACCTCACCGCCGCGTGGAACCCGGAGCTGTTCCAGAAGTACCTGCCGTACTACCTGTCGGGGCTCGGGGTGACGCTGACGCTGGTCGGGGTTTCGATCGTGCTCGGCGCGCTGCTCTCGATCCCGGTGGCCTGGATGCGGCTGTCCCGGAACCCGATCGTGGCGGGCATCGCCTACGGTTACGTCTACTTCTTCCGCGGCACCCCCCTGCTGGCGCAGACCTTCCTCATCTATTACGGACTCGGCTCCTTCCGGCCCGAACTCCAGGCGCTGGGACTGTGGACCTTCTTCCGCGAGGCCTGGTACTGCGCCATCCTCGCCTTCACCCTCAACACCGCCGCCTACCAGGCCGAGATCCTGCGCGGCGCCATCGCCAGCGTGCCGCGCGGCCAGTGGGAGGCGGGCGCCGCGCTCGGCCTGTCGAAGCTGCAGACGCTGTGGACAATCGTGCTGCCGCAGGCGCTGGTCGTGGCGCTGCGGCCCTACGGCAACGAAATCATCCTGATGATCAAGGGCTCCGCGATCGTGGCCATCATCACCGTCTACGACCTGATGGGCGAGACGCGCCGGGCCTACTCGCGCACCTTCGATTTCCAGACCTATATCTGGGCGGCCGTGATCTACCTCGCGATCGTGGAACTGCTGCGCAACGTCGTCGACTGGATCGAGCGGCGCATCACGGTGCACCTGAAGCGGTGA